The following coding sequences are from one Capsicum annuum cultivar UCD-10X-F1 chromosome 3, UCD10Xv1.1, whole genome shotgun sequence window:
- the LOC107865444 gene encoding cytokinin riboside 5'-monophosphate phosphoribohydrolase LOG3-like, producing MTVGSPTDMHKRKAEMARHSDAFIALSGGYDTLDELLDVISWAQLDINDNPEGFISPNARQIILSVPTSIELVEKLEEYVPCHERVALKLNCETEQQLGYPQPQEITR from the exons ATGACCGTTGGGAGCCCAACAGATATGCATAAAAGAAAAGCAGAAATGGCTAGGCACTCTGATGCTTTTATTGCTTTATCGGGTGGTTATGACACACTTGATGAGCTACTTGATGTAATTAGTTGGGCACAACTTGACATCAACGATAACCCG GAAGGCTTCATCAGTCCCAATGCTCGCCAAATCATCTTATCTGTGCCAACATCAATAGAGCTTGTCGAGAAACTTGAGGAATATGTTCCTTGTCATGAAAGGGTTGCTTTGAAGTTGAACTGTGAGACGGAGCAGCAGCTTGGCTACCCTCAACCACAAGAAATTACGCGGTGA